Proteins from a single region of Halococcus salifodinae DSM 8989:
- a CDS encoding helix-turn-helix domain-containing protein, with protein MDPTAAKIVLAAKRGDSINRVAEKIGVSYSWVYDWIERLQEAKIIAITDNGIRIVDHQMRQQYAEMVAALYGRDSISQEDAYVIPHFAGMEFAYTEIDAAYVWTHGGYQVARNHDDYPVFINVHDQDVVRWMAFFAQFGIDTAIDERPAASDIEGTVYYILYPITGSIDSEWVDGSPVIPLEDAVEQMMETRAAYEPALAIIDDEYDMDIDAHHHDQMIADGGPVGDENGSQ; from the coding sequence ATGGATCCGACTGCTGCGAAGATCGTCTTAGCAGCGAAGCGTGGCGACTCTATCAATCGGGTTGCGGAGAAAATCGGCGTCTCATACTCCTGGGTATACGATTGGATCGAGCGATTACAAGAAGCAAAAATCATCGCTATTACTGATAACGGTATTCGAATCGTTGACCACCAGATGCGCCAGCAGTACGCCGAGATGGTGGCCGCCTTGTACGGCCGGGACAGTATCTCACAGGAGGATGCGTACGTAATCCCTCACTTCGCTGGGATGGAGTTCGCATACACGGAGATCGACGCCGCCTACGTCTGGACACACGGTGGGTATCAGGTCGCACGTAACCACGATGACTATCCCGTCTTTATCAACGTACATGATCAGGATGTCGTCCGTTGGATGGCATTCTTCGCCCAATTTGGTATCGATACCGCGATTGATGAGCGCCCCGCTGCCAGTGATATCGAGGGGACCGTCTACTATATCTTGTACCCAATCACGGGCAGTATCGACAGCGAGTGGGTTGACGGCAGCCCGGTCATCCCGTTGGAGGACGCAGTTGAGCAGATGATGGAAACCCGTGCTGCCTACGAACCGGCTTTGGCGATCATCGACGACGAGTACGACATGGATATCGATGCACACCATCACGATCAGATGATTGCAGATGGAGGGCCTGTCGGGGATGAGAATGGGTCTCAGTGA